In Uranotaenia lowii strain MFRU-FL chromosome 2, ASM2978415v1, whole genome shotgun sequence, one genomic interval encodes:
- the LOC129748603 gene encoding mesoderm induction early response protein 1 yields MPIDEQAQQQSSQQQSQTTMNQPINAEDPPAAKDPPPDGGIPEEEEDDDEDDDEAGTGGELATTDGGRSYSSTQVASAGGGFYEEDEEDEEDEPEEQSGLRQLFAPISAQAQSEDEEDGDYIPDEEVKKTIMVGSDFQAQIPEGLCRYDDALPYENEDKLLWNPEILAEDLIVEYLQKIASGAASNNGTPQTNSVFSIPLGKHLRDDEQGLYLLQQCGHNMDEALRRKRINAVPVADQPMSIWSEEECRNFENGLRIHGKDFHMIQQSKVRTRSVGELVQFYYLWKKTERHDLFASKARLEKKKYNLHPGLTDHMDRFLEEQENSTGFGDRSTSPGIQSLYTAAASEAKRQRLMDSKASTGSSKRSSSAL; encoded by the exons ATGCCAATTGACGAACAGGCCCAGCAACAATCATCCCAACAGCAGTCCCAAACAACAATGAACCAGCCTATTAATGCCGAAGATCCCCCAGCGGCCAAGGATCCTCCACCGGATGGAGGCATACCGGAGGAAGAGGAGGATGACGACGAGGATGACGATGAAGCCGGAACCGGAGGAGAGCTGGCCACTACCGATGGCGGTCGCAGCTATTCCAGCACCCAGGTTGCCTCCGCTGGCGGAGGTTTCTACGAGGAAGACGAGGAGGACGAAGAGGACGAACCGGAAGAGCAGTCCGGGCTGCGGCAATTGTTTGCACCAatca GTGCGCAAGCTCAAAGCGAAGACGAGGAGGATGGCGATTACATACCGGACGAGGAAGTCAAAAAGACGATCATGGTGGGTAGTGATTTCCAGGCTCAGATTCCGGAAGGACTTTGCCGGTACGACGATGCGTTGCCTTATGAAAATGAAGACAAATTACTCTGGAACCCGGAGATACTGGCCGAAGACTTGATAGtggaatatttgcaaaaaatagcTAGCGGCGCTGCCAGTAATAATGGGACACCTCAGACGAATAGTGTGTTTTCGATTCCGCTAGGGAAACATCTCAGGGACGATGAGCAGGGGCTTTACTTGTTACAGCAGTGCGGTCACAACATGGATGAGGCCCTGCGGAGAAAGCGCATAAACGCTGTACCGGTAGCTGATCAGCCGATGAGTATTTGGTCTGAGGAAGAgtgtcgaaattttgaaaacgggCTTCGGATACATGGGAAAGATTTTCACATGATTCAACAATCAAAA GTTCGAACACGTTCAGTGGGAGAGTTGGTTCAGTTCTACTACCTCTGGAAGAAAACTGAACGGCACGATTTGTTCGCGAGCAAGGCGCGACTAGAGAAGAAAAAGTACAACCTACATCCCGGACTGACCGACCACATGGATCGGTTCTTAGAGGAACAGGAAAATAGTACCGGCTTCGGGGATCGAAGCACATCGCCAGGGATCCAAAGCCTCTACACCGCCGCTGCCTCCGAAGCCAAACGGCAGCGTCTGATGGATTCGAAAG CTAGCACAGGATCTTCGAAACGGTCTTCTTCGGCCCTGTGA